A single window of Synechococcus sp. CBW1004 DNA harbors:
- a CDS encoding nucleotidyltransferase family protein encodes MRLLVAPDAELPGLLGGLDSESCWPEILNLCERWRVLPTLAARLASFRHLLPAIQAARLRHAVLEQMVNSSRQLRAATAVHQALQDAGITVAAFKGVAVLALLHAGGAGRSIGDIDLLVTPEEATRAIELLQARGFRPKIGPIPPAEYVAFIRNSPGSAGNEAISLVDLTGIDIDLHWKLGGFDAQHLLARSRQMPVAGGTLRVVGPLDGLCLTAHHALRNDLVPDAIARDLIDTQGWLRLLGNAAVDVDGPAGIPAAIETLRCILVQLGATEAAETGPAASTAARRLAELYTHQLAHGPINTDLAYLFSGLAAQKIVRGLWRSRHRYRVLMQAFERVNGEPSTTLLQRMLRLWASLLQSPPARLWQVRTLSRLKEDLA; translated from the coding sequence ATGCGCCTGCTGGTGGCCCCTGACGCCGAACTTCCGGGGCTGCTGGGAGGACTCGATTCTGAGTCTTGCTGGCCCGAGATCCTGAACCTCTGCGAACGCTGGCGGGTCCTGCCAACCCTCGCGGCGCGGCTGGCGAGCTTCCGGCATCTCCTGCCTGCCATCCAAGCCGCACGCCTCCGGCATGCGGTTCTTGAGCAGATGGTGAACAGCTCGCGCCAGCTGCGCGCGGCCACGGCTGTGCATCAGGCGCTCCAGGACGCCGGCATCACCGTGGCCGCCTTCAAAGGGGTGGCCGTTCTTGCCCTGCTGCATGCTGGTGGGGCTGGGCGGAGCATCGGCGACATCGATCTCCTGGTCACCCCTGAGGAGGCGACCAGGGCGATCGAACTGCTCCAGGCGCGTGGATTCCGGCCCAAGATCGGCCCAATCCCCCCCGCCGAGTACGTCGCCTTTATCCGAAATTCTCCAGGCTCAGCCGGCAATGAAGCGATCAGCCTCGTCGATCTAACGGGCATCGACATCGACCTCCATTGGAAGCTGGGGGGATTCGATGCGCAACACCTGCTGGCGAGGTCCCGACAGATGCCAGTGGCGGGGGGAACACTGCGGGTGGTGGGGCCCTTGGATGGCCTGTGCCTCACAGCCCACCATGCCCTGCGCAACGACCTCGTGCCGGACGCCATCGCCCGCGATCTGATCGATACCCAGGGATGGCTCCGTCTGCTGGGCAACGCGGCTGTCGACGTGGACGGCCCGGCGGGCATCCCGGCCGCGATCGAGACCCTGCGCTGCATTCTCGTTCAGCTAGGTGCAACGGAGGCGGCAGAGACTGGTCCAGCCGCCAGCACTGCAGCCCGGCGGCTCGCAGAGCTCTACACCCACCAGCTTGCCCATGGGCCGATCAACACAGATCTCGCTTATCTGTTCAGTGGCCTGGCAGCACAGAAGATCGTGCGGGGGCTTTGGCGGAGCCGCCATCGCTACAGAGTCTTGATGCAGGCCTTCGAACGCGTCAACGGTGAGCCCAGCACCACCTTGCTCCAGCGCATGCTTCGCCTGTGGGCTTCGCTCCTCCAATCTCCGCCTGCCCGGTTGTGGCAGGTTCGGACCCTGTCCCGTCTCAAGGAAGACCTCGCATGA
- a CDS encoding AGE family epimerase/isomerase encodes MTEANGSTSHIFTTISGQRPHLHLVSMAHAGPGLVSGVPWPLAGSQAFCGMDAATRRRLASQLMAALQQDVLATWFMHSVDRERGGFLPDLDRRWRPEGRQDRLLEFQARQTMSAARLAVEFSSEHRWLELALHGFRALRDTLWDAQYGGWYQLVDAEGRPLARGTKHAHGTAYAIRACLAIHRASGDPQALKLAWEGVAWLERSLHDSVHGGYHGWACRDGRPILKPEDAPDGQVDSDPLGHGIGHKDINVTSDLLKTFAELHAAAPSSLTGQRLEELRGCITRMLTPDGALHYVAHADWKPVPGPERFGYVLQTAFRLASAGSLCGWPRDATFETVRRMVSHATECGWHRGGGFMTGGAASPPYSLEGHSLQVSTRSWWVQLEGLRSLILLAVQNHPTRAFFADRLEAHLRFIDSQMRDHRFGGWYATAPADLPWPERLIPSRRRVCLAKGNIWKDSSHEVDAYLNGIRMLLGLDSEAPLPRFG; translated from the coding sequence ATGACTGAGGCGAACGGTTCCACCAGCCACATCTTTACTACGATCTCTGGCCAAAGACCTCATCTTCATCTTGTGTCCATGGCCCATGCCGGACCAGGCCTGGTCTCTGGCGTGCCCTGGCCATTGGCTGGCAGCCAGGCCTTCTGCGGCATGGATGCAGCCACGCGCCGCCGGTTGGCCAGCCAGCTCATGGCAGCACTTCAGCAGGACGTGCTGGCGACCTGGTTCATGCATTCCGTCGATCGGGAGCGAGGCGGTTTTCTCCCGGACCTCGATCGTCGCTGGCGGCCTGAGGGACGACAGGACCGCCTGCTGGAGTTCCAGGCCCGTCAGACCATGAGTGCCGCCCGTCTGGCTGTGGAATTTTCCTCAGAGCATCGCTGGCTGGAACTGGCTCTGCATGGTTTCCGTGCTCTTCGCGACACCCTCTGGGATGCCCAGTACGGGGGGTGGTATCAGTTGGTCGATGCTGAAGGTCGTCCCCTTGCCCGTGGTACCAAGCATGCCCACGGCACTGCGTATGCGATCAGGGCCTGTCTTGCGATCCACCGCGCCTCGGGTGACCCGCAGGCCCTGAAGTTGGCCTGGGAAGGAGTCGCTTGGTTGGAGCGATCTCTCCATGATTCTGTGCATGGTGGCTACCACGGATGGGCATGCCGGGATGGACGCCCCATCCTCAAGCCGGAGGATGCTCCTGATGGCCAAGTGGATAGTGATCCCCTCGGCCACGGCATTGGTCATAAAGACATCAATGTCACCTCGGATCTCCTTAAAACGTTCGCCGAACTCCACGCTGCGGCTCCGTCATCATTGACCGGACAGCGCCTTGAAGAACTGCGTGGCTGCATCACCAGGATGTTGACACCCGATGGCGCTCTTCACTACGTCGCGCATGCCGATTGGAAGCCGGTCCCTGGCCCGGAGCGCTTTGGCTACGTGCTGCAGACAGCCTTCCGCCTGGCCTCGGCAGGAAGCCTTTGCGGCTGGCCGCGCGATGCAACGTTCGAGACCGTCAGGCGGATGGTGAGCCACGCCACCGAATGCGGTTGGCACAGGGGTGGCGGATTCATGACCGGGGGGGCGGCATCCCCTCCTTACAGCCTGGAAGGCCATTCACTCCAGGTGTCGACGCGCTCGTGGTGGGTTCAGCTGGAGGGGCTGCGGTCGCTGATTCTGCTTGCCGTTCAGAATCATCCCACGCGAGCATTCTTCGCCGACAGGCTGGAGGCCCATCTGCGCTTCATCGATTCTCAGATGCGGGATCATCGCTTCGGGGGCTGGTACGCCACGGCGCCTGCAGATCTGCCCTGGCCAGAGCGCCTGATCCCGTCGCGGCGTCGCGTCTGCCTGGCGAAGGGAAACATCTGGAAGGACAGTTCCCATGAAGTGGATGCCTATCTGAATGGAATCCGCATGCTGCTTGGCCTCGATTCTGAGGCCCCTCTCCCCCGGTTTGGATGA